Proteins from one Phoenix dactylifera cultivar Barhee BC4 unplaced genomic scaffold, palm_55x_up_171113_PBpolish2nd_filt_p 000254F, whole genome shotgun sequence genomic window:
- the LOC103701062 gene encoding mucin-2-like isoform X2: MFHCDILFMATSPIVEVYYWKPVLPGVSRVLACLNEKAVDFKLIDMYEGQRMSPDLLKLQAPNQVLVRGFENGREFLSESRAICRYITEKYAERGNRYLLGRDLLERACIEQWLKSEEQSFDPPSWELVFHLAFAPLIGLNKQDTALITQNEQKLARVLDVYEQRLSENKFLAGNEFTLADLSHLPNSYYLADSQQWGYLFDSRKNVRRWWEDISARPSWLNVVELLNEVDVLHEHADTEDAATSQETSTLLFSKSRGTEPIKVAHVIQTPMTVQAVPQSKDSPERALTKPTAPPPDTTPQAPQSTAPATTEAVPPQTTTPKAPPSQTTLPPTAPPPAPKTEPAPEAQTTTQPGPASSVESRPQQAPPTKLTAEPESTVQPTTRPTSIAEPEKQPIPPASTDQPSLQPTNHSAKPTTTPPTESAPEAAETTTQPAPPHSQSAPAETRSQQAPPTKLTPKPESTVQPTTRPTSVTEPEKQPTPPASTDQRSLQPTNHSAKPTTTPPTESAPEAAETTTQPAPPHSQSAPAETRSQQAPPTKLTPEPESTVQPTTRPTSVTEPEKQPTPPASTDQPSLQPTNHSAKPTTTPPTESAPEAAETTTQPAPPHSQSAPAETRSQQAPPTKLTPEPESTVQPTTRPTSVTEPEKQPTPPASTDQPSLQPTNHSPKPTTTPPTESAPEAAETTTQPAPPHSQSAPAETRSQQALPTQSTPELESTVQPTPKAASATEPEKQLAPPASTDQPSLQPANHSTKPTTTPPTESAPEAAQTTTQPAPPRSKSAPAESKSQRAPPTQSTPEFESIVQPTTSPASATAPEKQPAPPASPDQPSLQPANNSSKPTTIPPTPEAAQTTTQPAPPHPQSALAESRPQQAPPTQATPQPESTVQTTSRASSTTEPEKQEVPPASTDQPSLQPANYSTKPTTTPPTKSAPEAAQTTTQPAPPRPHSTQDKSQSNSQPDSVTQSASQPTPTAQSITQRAPDMQSAGEPATSDQSSVQTVQTASKTPTTESTSESSSISQSTTQAAPISHTATQPDQTAPGVKSNPQPASAAQPSLSTPPTAEIASPPANIATNLTPQQDPNTRQKPRPDLNAQSDTSSTLNLQPSQSTQQSSETDVNVSSKDKQDSAGNQSTPQQATPSSQPPANTGETMTPPSSTMKSGPQPASTTANLSSETESNIQTKPQQDLNAQSTTSATSNPQPGSNTLQNSQTDSDVPSKTKEDSVGTQSKPQQATPNTEPNFQTETGTQSTSQPKEGAPSTVQPSSNDQQNPQTAAPNDQSKPQQPDSIASSTAEPASGQSTSQSSAASGLTPQTGPTGEQTNKKDSSTPTK, from the exons ATGTTCCACTGCGACATCTTGTTCATGGCGACGTCACCGATAGTGGAGGTGTACTATTGGAAGCCCGTCTTACCAGGTGTGTCGAGGGTGCTTGCATGTCTCAATGAGAAGGCCGTCGACTTTAAGCTCATTGACATGTACGAGGGCCAGAGAATGTCCCCCGACCTCCTCAAGCTCCAG GCACCAAACCAAGTCCTTGTCCGTGGGTTTGAAAATGGAAGAGAGTTTCTTTCCG AATCCAGAGCGATATGCCGCTATATTACAGAGAAGTATGCGGAGCGTGGGAACAGATATCTGCTGGGAAGAGATCTCCTAGAAAGGGCTTGCATCGAACAATGGCTGAAGTCAGAGGAGCAGAGCTTTGACCCTCCGAGCTGGGAACTGGTCTTCCACCTGGCCTTTGCCCCCCTCATAGGCCTCAACAAACAAGACACAGCTCTTATCACCCAGAATGAACAGAAGCTGGCAAGGGTCCTGGATGTTTATGAACAAAGACTAAGCGAGAACAAGTTCCTAGCAGGTAATGAATTTACTCTGGCAGATCTCTCACATCTCCCCAACTCGTACTACCTTGCAGACTCCCAACAATGGGGCTACCTCTTTGACTCAAGGAAGAATGTCAGAAGATGGTGGGAGGATATCTCAGCGCGGCCTTCATGGTTGAATGTGGTAGAATTACTGAATGAGGTTGATGTGCTGCATGAGCATGCTGATACCGAAGATGCTGCTACATCTCAAGAGACCTCCACTCTGCTATTTTCTAAATCTCGTGGAACAGAACCAATCAAAGTAGCCCATGTTATCCAGACTCCCATGACTGTTCAAGCTGTTCCGCAATCAAAGGATAGTCCTGAAAGAGCTCTGACCAAACCAACTGCTCCTCCACCAGATACTACACCGCAGGCTCCTCAATCCACTGCCCCAGCAACAACAGAAGCAGTCCCTCCTCAAACTACTACACCCAAAGCTCCACCTTCTCAGACAACTTTGCCACCAACAGCTCCTCCTCCTGCACCGAAAACTGAACCAGCTCCAGAGGCACAGACAACCACCCAGCCAGGTCCTGCTTCCTCTGTTGAATCAAGACCTCAACAAGCTCCTCCCACTAAGTTAACCGCTGAACCCGAGTCCACTGTTCAGCCCACCACAAGACCGACCTCTATTGCCGAGCCTGAAAAACAACCAATTCCACCAGCCTCAACTGACCAGCCAAGTCTTCAGCCAACCAACCATTCCGCCAAGCCTACCACAACCCCTCCAA CTGAATCAGCACCTGAAGCTGCAGAGACTACTACTCAACCTGCTCCTCCACACTCTCAGTCTGCTCCAGCTGAAACAAGATCTCAACAAGCTCCTCCCACTAAGTTAACCCCTAAACCCGAGTCCACTGTTCAGCCCACCACAAGACCAACCTCTGTTACTGAGCCTGAAAAACAACCAACTCCACCAGCCTCAACTGACCAGCGAAGTCTTCAGCCAACCAACCATTCCGCCAAGCCTACCACAACCCCTCCAA CTGAATCAGCACCTGAAGCTGCAGAGACTACTACTCAACCTGCTCCTCCACACTCTCAGTCTGCTCCAGCTGAAACAAGATCTCAACAAGCTCCTCCCACTAAGTTAACCCCTGAACCCGAGTCCACTGTTCAGCCCACCACAAGACCAACCTCTGTTactgagcccgaaaaacaaccAACTCCACCAGCCTCAACTGACCAGCCAAGTCTTCAGCCAACCAACCATTCCGCCAAGCCTACCACAACCCCTCCAA CTGAATCAGCACCTGAAGCTGCAGAGACTACTACTCAACCTGCTCCTCCACACTCTCAGTCTGCTCCAGCTGAAACAAGATCTCAACAAGCTCCTCCCACTAAGTTAACCCCTGAACCCGAGTCCACTGTTCAGCCCACCACAAGACCAACCTCTGTTactgagcccgaaaaacaaccAACTCCACCAGCCTCAACTGACCAGCCAAGTCTTCAGCCAACCAACCATTCCCCCAAGCCTACCACAACCCCTCCAA CTGAATCAGCACCTGAAGCTGCAGAGACTACTACTCAACCTGCTCCTCCACACTCTCAGTCTGCTCCAGCTGAAACAAGATCTCAACAAGCTCTTCCCACTCAGTCAACTCCTGAACTTGAGTCCACTGTTCAGCCTACCCCAAAAGCAGCCTCTGCTACAGAGCCTGAAAAACAACTAGCTCCACCAGCCTCAACCGACCAGCCAAGCCTTCAACCAGCCAACCATTCCACCAAGCCTACCACAACCCCTCCAA CTGAATCAGCACCTGAAGCTGCACAGACTACTACTCAACCTGCTCCTCCACGCTCTAAGTCTGCTCCAGCTGAATCAAAATCTCAACGAGCTCCTCCCACTCAGTCAACTCCTGAATTTGAGTCCATTGTTCAGCCTACCACAAGCCCAGCTTCCGCTACCGCGCCTGAAAAACAACCAGCTCCACCAGCCTCACCCGACCAGCCAAGTCTTCAACCAGCCAACAATTCCAGCAAGCCTACCACAATCCCTCCAA CACCTGAAGCTGCACAAACTACCACTCAACCTGCTCCTCCACACCCTCAGTCTGCTCTGGCTGAATCAAGACCTCAACAAGCTCCTCCCACTCAGGCAACCCCTCAACCTGAGTCCACTGTTCAGACTACCTCAAGAGCATCCTCTACAACCGAGCCAGAGAAACAAGAAGTTCCACCAGCCTCAACCGACCAGCCAAGCCTTCAACCAGCCAACTATTCCACCAAGCCTACCACAACCCCTCCAA CTAAATCCGCACCTGAAGCTGCACAGACTACTACTCAACCTGCTCCTCCACGCCCTCATAGCACCCAGGATAAGTCGCAATCAAATTCACAGCCAGATAGTGTTACCCAGTCAGCTTCTCAACCCACACCCACTGCCCAGTCAATCACTCAGCGAGCTCCTGATATGCAGTCCGCTGGTGAACCTGCTACGAGTGATCAATCATCAGTCCAAACAGTTCAAACTGCATCAAAGACTCCTACCACTGAGTCCACCAGTGAATCATCTTCTATTTCCCAGTCTACAACACAAGCAGCTCCCATTTCTCACACTGCCACTCAACCAGATCAGACAGCACCCGGTGTGAAGTCTAATCCTCAACCAGCCTCTGCTGCTCAGCCTTCCCTGAGTACACCCCCTACTGCTGAGATCGCCAGTCCACCAGCCAATATTGCTACCAACCTAACCCCTCAACAAGATCCCAACACCCGGCAAAAGCCTCGGCCTGATCTGAATGCTCAGTCAGACACATCAAGTACACTAAACCTGCAACCAAGTCAGAGTACCCAGCAAAGCTCTGAGACAGATGtgaatgtttcatcaaaagatAAACAAGATTCTGCTGGAAACCAGTCAACACCTCAACAAGCCACTCCTAGCAGCCAGCCACCGGCCAATACTGGTGAGACCATGACTCCACCATCCAGTACTATGAAGTCTGGTCCTCAACCAGCAAGTACAACTGCCAACCTAAGCTCTGAAACAGAATCCAACATCCAGACAAAGCCTCAGCAAGACCTGAATGCTCAATCAACCACATCTGCTACCTCAAACCCACAACCAGGTTCAAATACCCTGCAAAACTCTCAAACAGATTCAGATGTTCCATCAAAAACTAAAGAAGATTCTGTTGGGACCCAGTCTAAACCTCAACAGGCTACTCCAAATACTGAGCCCAACTTCCAAACAGAAACAGGTACTCAGTCAACATCTCAACCAAAAGAAGGGGCTCCGTCAACTGTTCAACCAAGCTCCAATGATCAGCAAAACCCTCAAACAGCTGCTCCTAATGACCAATCAAAACCACAACAACCAGATTCTATTGCCTCATCAACTGCTGAACCAGCTTCCGGTCAGTCTACCTCTCAATCATCAGCTGCTAGTGGGCTGACCCCTCAAACCGGCCCTACTGGTGAGCAAACCAATAAAAAAGATTCTTCCACTCCTACAAAGTAA
- the LOC103701062 gene encoding mucin-2-like isoform X4, producing MFHCDILFMATSPIVEVYYWKPVLPGVSRVLACLNEKAVDFKLIDMYEGQRMSPDLLKLQAPNQVLVRGFENGREFLSESRAICRYITEKYAERGNRYLLGRDLLERACIEQWLKSEEQSFDPPSWELVFHLAFAPLIGLNKQDTALITQNEQKLARVLDVYEQRLSENKFLAGNEFTLADLSHLPNSYYLADSQQWGYLFDSRKNVRRWWEDISARPSWLNVVELLNEVDVLHEHADTEDAATSQETSTLLFSKSRGTEPIKVAHVIQTPMTVQAVPQSKDSPERALTKPTAPPPDTTPQAPQSTAPATTEAVPPQTTTPKAPPSQTTLPPTAPPPAPKTEPAPEAQTTTQPGPASSVESRPQQAPPTKLTAEPESTVQPTTRPTSIAEPEKQPIPPASTDQPSLQPTNHSAKPTTTPPTESAPEAAETTTQPAPPHSQSAPAETRSQQAPPTKLTPKPESTVQPTTRPTSVTEPEKQPTPPASTDQRSLQPTNHSAKPTTTPPTESAPEAAETTTQPAPPHSQSAPAETRSQQAPPTKLTPEPESTVQPTTRPTSVTEPEKQPTPPASTDQPSLQPTNHSAKPTTTPPTESAPEAAQTTTQPAPPRSKSAPAESKSQRAPPTQSTPEFESIVQPTTSPASATAPEKQPAPPASPDQPSLQPANNSSKPTTIPPTPEAAQTTTQPAPPHPQSALAESRPQQAPPTQATPQPESTVQTTSRASSTTEPEKQEVPPASTDQPSLQPANYSTKPTTTPPSKSIRELDNAEISSIQPINQSTQAFPPAKSAPEAAQTTTQPAPPRPHSTQDKSQSNSQPDSVTQSASQPTPTAQSITQRAPDMQSAGEPATSDQSSVQTVQTASKTPTTESTSESSSISQSTTQAAPISHTATQPDQTAPGVKSNPQPASAAQPSLSTPPTAEIASPPANIATNLTPQQDPNTRQKPRPDLNAQSDTSSTLNLQPSQSTQQSSETDVNVSSKDKQDSAGNQSTPQQATPSSQPPANTGETMTPPSSTMKSGPQPASTTANLSSETESNIQTKPQQDLNAQSTTSATSNPQPGSNTLQNSQTDSDVPSKTKEDSVGTQSKPQQATPNTEPNFQTETGTQSTSQPKEGAPSTVQPSSNDQQNPQTAAPNDQSKPQQPDSIASSTAEPASGQSTSQSSAASGLTPQTGPTGEQTNKKDSSTPTK from the exons ATGTTCCACTGCGACATCTTGTTCATGGCGACGTCACCGATAGTGGAGGTGTACTATTGGAAGCCCGTCTTACCAGGTGTGTCGAGGGTGCTTGCATGTCTCAATGAGAAGGCCGTCGACTTTAAGCTCATTGACATGTACGAGGGCCAGAGAATGTCCCCCGACCTCCTCAAGCTCCAG GCACCAAACCAAGTCCTTGTCCGTGGGTTTGAAAATGGAAGAGAGTTTCTTTCCG AATCCAGAGCGATATGCCGCTATATTACAGAGAAGTATGCGGAGCGTGGGAACAGATATCTGCTGGGAAGAGATCTCCTAGAAAGGGCTTGCATCGAACAATGGCTGAAGTCAGAGGAGCAGAGCTTTGACCCTCCGAGCTGGGAACTGGTCTTCCACCTGGCCTTTGCCCCCCTCATAGGCCTCAACAAACAAGACACAGCTCTTATCACCCAGAATGAACAGAAGCTGGCAAGGGTCCTGGATGTTTATGAACAAAGACTAAGCGAGAACAAGTTCCTAGCAGGTAATGAATTTACTCTGGCAGATCTCTCACATCTCCCCAACTCGTACTACCTTGCAGACTCCCAACAATGGGGCTACCTCTTTGACTCAAGGAAGAATGTCAGAAGATGGTGGGAGGATATCTCAGCGCGGCCTTCATGGTTGAATGTGGTAGAATTACTGAATGAGGTTGATGTGCTGCATGAGCATGCTGATACCGAAGATGCTGCTACATCTCAAGAGACCTCCACTCTGCTATTTTCTAAATCTCGTGGAACAGAACCAATCAAAGTAGCCCATGTTATCCAGACTCCCATGACTGTTCAAGCTGTTCCGCAATCAAAGGATAGTCCTGAAAGAGCTCTGACCAAACCAACTGCTCCTCCACCAGATACTACACCGCAGGCTCCTCAATCCACTGCCCCAGCAACAACAGAAGCAGTCCCTCCTCAAACTACTACACCCAAAGCTCCACCTTCTCAGACAACTTTGCCACCAACAGCTCCTCCTCCTGCACCGAAAACTGAACCAGCTCCAGAGGCACAGACAACCACCCAGCCAGGTCCTGCTTCCTCTGTTGAATCAAGACCTCAACAAGCTCCTCCCACTAAGTTAACCGCTGAACCCGAGTCCACTGTTCAGCCCACCACAAGACCGACCTCTATTGCCGAGCCTGAAAAACAACCAATTCCACCAGCCTCAACTGACCAGCCAAGTCTTCAGCCAACCAACCATTCCGCCAAGCCTACCACAACCCCTCCAA CTGAATCAGCACCTGAAGCTGCAGAGACTACTACTCAACCTGCTCCTCCACACTCTCAGTCTGCTCCAGCTGAAACAAGATCTCAACAAGCTCCTCCCACTAAGTTAACCCCTAAACCCGAGTCCACTGTTCAGCCCACCACAAGACCAACCTCTGTTACTGAGCCTGAAAAACAACCAACTCCACCAGCCTCAACTGACCAGCGAAGTCTTCAGCCAACCAACCATTCCGCCAAGCCTACCACAACCCCTCCAA CTGAATCAGCACCTGAAGCTGCAGAGACTACTACTCAACCTGCTCCTCCACACTCTCAGTCTGCTCCAGCTGAAACAAGATCTCAACAAGCTCCTCCCACTAAGTTAACCCCTGAACCCGAGTCCACTGTTCAGCCCACCACAAGACCAACCTCTGTTactgagcccgaaaaacaaccAACTCCACCAGCCTCAACTGACCAGCCAAGTCTTCAGCCAACCAACCATTCCGCCAAGCCTACCACAACCCCTCCAA CTGAATCAGCACCTGAAGCTGCACAGACTACTACTCAACCTGCTCCTCCACGCTCTAAGTCTGCTCCAGCTGAATCAAAATCTCAACGAGCTCCTCCCACTCAGTCAACTCCTGAATTTGAGTCCATTGTTCAGCCTACCACAAGCCCAGCTTCCGCTACCGCGCCTGAAAAACAACCAGCTCCACCAGCCTCACCCGACCAGCCAAGTCTTCAACCAGCCAACAATTCCAGCAAGCCTACCACAATCCCTCCAA CACCTGAAGCTGCACAAACTACCACTCAACCTGCTCCTCCACACCCTCAGTCTGCTCTGGCTGAATCAAGACCTCAACAAGCTCCTCCCACTCAGGCAACCCCTCAACCTGAGTCCACTGTTCAGACTACCTCAAGAGCATCCTCTACAACCGAGCCAGAGAAACAAGAAGTTCCACCAGCCTCAACCGACCAGCCAAGCCTTCAACCAGCCAACTATTCCACCAAGCCTACCACAACCCCTCCAAGTAAGTCAATCCGTGAACTGGACAATGCTGAAATCTCTTCCATACAACCAATTAATCAGTCTACTCAAGCTTTTCCACCAGCTAAATCCGCACCTGAAGCTGCACAGACTACTACTCAACCTGCTCCTCCACGCCCTCATAGCACCCAGGATAAGTCGCAATCAAATTCACAGCCAGATAGTGTTACCCAGTCAGCTTCTCAACCCACACCCACTGCCCAGTCAATCACTCAGCGAGCTCCTGATATGCAGTCCGCTGGTGAACCTGCTACGAGTGATCAATCATCAGTCCAAACAGTTCAAACTGCATCAAAGACTCCTACCACTGAGTCCACCAGTGAATCATCTTCTATTTCCCAGTCTACAACACAAGCAGCTCCCATTTCTCACACTGCCACTCAACCAGATCAGACAGCACCCGGTGTGAAGTCTAATCCTCAACCAGCCTCTGCTGCTCAGCCTTCCCTGAGTACACCCCCTACTGCTGAGATCGCCAGTCCACCAGCCAATATTGCTACCAACCTAACCCCTCAACAAGATCCCAACACCCGGCAAAAGCCTCGGCCTGATCTGAATGCTCAGTCAGACACATCAAGTACACTAAACCTGCAACCAAGTCAGAGTACCCAGCAAAGCTCTGAGACAGATGtgaatgtttcatcaaaagatAAACAAGATTCTGCTGGAAACCAGTCAACACCTCAACAAGCCACTCCTAGCAGCCAGCCACCGGCCAATACTGGTGAGACCATGACTCCACCATCCAGTACTATGAAGTCTGGTCCTCAACCAGCAAGTACAACTGCCAACCTAAGCTCTGAAACAGAATCCAACATCCAGACAAAGCCTCAGCAAGACCTGAATGCTCAATCAACCACATCTGCTACCTCAAACCCACAACCAGGTTCAAATACCCTGCAAAACTCTCAAACAGATTCAGATGTTCCATCAAAAACTAAAGAAGATTCTGTTGGGACCCAGTCTAAACCTCAACAGGCTACTCCAAATACTGAGCCCAACTTCCAAACAGAAACAGGTACTCAGTCAACATCTCAACCAAAAGAAGGGGCTCCGTCAACTGTTCAACCAAGCTCCAATGATCAGCAAAACCCTCAAACAGCTGCTCCTAATGACCAATCAAAACCACAACAACCAGATTCTATTGCCTCATCAACTGCTGAACCAGCTTCCGGTCAGTCTACCTCTCAATCATCAGCTGCTAGTGGGCTGACCCCTCAAACCGGCCCTACTGGTGAGCAAACCAATAAAAAAGATTCTTCCACTCCTACAAAGTAA